From a single Bacteroidales bacterium genomic region:
- a CDS encoding response regulator encodes MESTHIHDCNTLAKLFDIQNTIAQDLSVAMPLETAFAIVIKHFTSFENILGGAFYSIQNDGSLMLEKSINFNEEPKKHKHSYASLSPENALVYTGETKFIKLPSDYDYFHIQSFNINATWFILSPVRLNGDIIGALILLGKDEANPFLLKAVENASYKIGGVIGRIEFENEITEKQQSFERIFQNMHDILIITNKDGKIIYFNQLLPSKTGYLDEELYTLEISQLFPDELAFDIKKLLNEIISKESKLILYPLLNSNREIIPAESIVSKVVWNGRNMFLWNIRDLKDRKEAQEAIAIEKKKAEIANNAKTAFLTNLSYSLRIPLSSVLGMTELLLKTDLNKNQFNYLNIITRSAEQLMLIANQLLDISIIEKGEMTLETKTFSLKDTIIQVINQQYYKAYNKGLEIICDYVSYGQDLVLKGDSLRLSQILQNLVDNAVKFTDNGKIELHINPTHYYENGVRIQFVVRDTGRGMTTETVKSILEACKQKSPVARPNNGDFGLGLIIAYNLIALMGGELNISSELHRGTTMSFELLLNIGQIHELQIGQSEDAFSSNTSVREQVRVIVAEDQPFNQMVVKNMLEDFGFKVDCVDNGQQLIDKIINQQYDVILMDIYMPIMDGIAATKYIRTKLNKPVCDTPIIAITANAYINEHQKYLEAGVNDTISKPFKSQLLYSKIMHHIGLAKAQAIKDNRILEFDISKSNVDKFYNLDLLYNITKNQKNAIIKMLQVFIEKTHIELTQLEEYVLNKDWQNVAGIAHKMKPSLAYLSMKQVEELIQQIYYLSKNNEQTDRIPKLLANAKAILDFVIHQLQEEIKRLSE; translated from the coding sequence ATGGAATCAACTCATATTCACGATTGTAATACATTAGCTAAGCTTTTCGATATTCAAAATACGATAGCACAAGATTTATCTGTGGCAATGCCTTTAGAAACTGCCTTTGCTATTGTCATTAAACATTTTACATCGTTCGAAAACATATTAGGAGGGGCGTTTTATTCTATTCAAAACGATGGCTCGTTAATGCTCGAAAAATCAATTAATTTTAACGAAGAGCCTAAAAAACATAAACACTCATATGCATCGTTAAGTCCAGAAAATGCACTTGTTTATACGGGTGAAACCAAATTTATAAAATTACCTTCCGATTACGATTATTTTCATATTCAATCTTTTAATATTAATGCAACATGGTTCATTCTTTCACCTGTACGCCTCAATGGCGATATTATTGGAGCCTTAATTCTTTTAGGTAAAGATGAAGCGAACCCTTTTTTATTAAAAGCAGTAGAAAATGCAAGTTATAAGATAGGAGGAGTTATTGGTCGTATAGAATTCGAAAATGAGATTACTGAAAAGCAACAAAGTTTTGAGCGTATTTTTCAAAATATGCACGATATTTTAATTATTACCAATAAAGATGGGAAAATTATATATTTTAATCAACTCCTTCCGAGTAAAACAGGATATTTAGACGAAGAGCTTTATACATTAGAAATTAGTCAGTTATTTCCAGACGAATTAGCGTTCGATATAAAAAAACTTTTGAATGAAATAATTTCAAAAGAAAGTAAATTGATATTATATCCTTTACTTAATTCAAATCGTGAGATTATACCTGCCGAATCAATTGTGTCAAAAGTTGTTTGGAATGGAAGAAACATGTTTTTGTGGAATATCCGAGATTTAAAAGATAGAAAAGAGGCTCAAGAAGCGATTGCCATTGAAAAGAAAAAAGCCGAAATTGCCAATAATGCCAAAACCGCATTCTTAACAAATTTAAGTTATAGCTTACGCATTCCATTAAGTTCAGTTTTAGGAATGACCGAATTGTTGCTCAAAACCGATTTAAACAAAAATCAGTTTAATTATTTAAATATTATAACTCGATCGGCTGAACAACTTATGCTCATTGCTAATCAATTGCTCGATATTTCAATAATTGAAAAAGGTGAAATGACACTTGAAACGAAAACATTTAGCCTTAAAGATACCATTATTCAAGTTATTAACCAACAGTATTACAAAGCATATAATAAAGGTTTAGAAATCATATGCGATTATGTTTCTTACGGTCAGGACTTAGTTCTTAAAGGCGATTCGTTGCGATTATCACAGATACTTCAAAATTTGGTCGATAATGCAGTTAAATTTACTGATAATGGCAAAATTGAATTACACATTAACCCTACTCATTATTATGAAAATGGAGTAAGGATTCAATTTGTGGTTCGTGACACAGGACGTGGTATGACGACCGAAACTGTTAAAAGTATTTTAGAAGCTTGTAAACAAAAAAGTCCTGTTGCACGTCCCAATAATGGCGATTTCGGGTTAGGTCTTATTATTGCTTACAATTTGATAGCTTTAATGGGAGGAGAACTTAACATTTCAAGCGAATTACACCGAGGCACAACCATGTCATTCGAATTGCTATTAAATATTGGTCAAATACACGAATTACAGATTGGACAATCAGAAGATGCATTTAGTTCTAATACTTCTGTGCGTGAGCAAGTTAGGGTTATTGTTGCAGAAGATCAGCCTTTTAACCAGATGGTTGTAAAAAACATGCTCGAAGATTTTGGTTTTAAAGTTGACTGCGTTGATAATGGTCAACAACTAATTGATAAAATAATTAACCAACAATATGATGTTATTTTAATGGATATATATATGCCCATTATGGATGGCATTGCGGCTACAAAATATATACGAACTAAGCTTAATAAGCCTGTATGCGACACCCCTATTATTGCTATAACGGCTAATGCATATATAAACGAACATCAAAAATATCTCGAAGCAGGTGTAAACGATACCATTTCTAAGCCCTTTAAATCGCAATTGCTATACAGCAAAATAATGCATCATATTGGTTTAGCCAAAGCTCAAGCTATTAAAGACAACAGAATTTTAGAATTTGATATTTCAAAGTCGAATGTCGATAAATTTTATAATCTTGATTTATTATATAACATTACAAAAAATCAAAAAAACGCTATTATTAAAATGTTACAAGTCTTTATTGAAAAAACCCATATAGAATTAACTCAACTCGAAGAATATGTTCTTAATAAAGATTGGCAAAACGTTGCTGGCATTGCTCATAAAATGAAGCCATCGTTAGCATATCTTTCTATGAAGCAAGTAGAAGAATTAATACAACAAATTTATTATTTATCCAAAAATAATGAACAAACCGATCGTATTCCTAAACTTTTAGCTAATGCTAAAGCTATTTTAGATTTTGTAATTCATCAGTTGCAAGAAGAAATTAAACGGTTAAGTGAATAA
- a CDS encoding DUF2147 domain-containing protein has protein sequence MMLLFLFKVNFAQVKSDDILGKWMTEKKEAVVQIFKTNDNKYAGKIIWLEKPLENGKPVVDKKNPKPELRSRPIMGLVFVAGFEFQDGEWVNGIVYDAQTGNTYKAKIMLKDKNTLELRGYIGSPIFGRSTIWTRRNDK, from the coding sequence ATGATGCTTTTATTTTTATTTAAGGTTAACTTTGCTCAAGTTAAATCCGATGATATTTTAGGAAAATGGATGACAGAAAAAAAAGAAGCCGTTGTACAAATTTTTAAAACTAATGATAATAAATATGCTGGCAAAATAATATGGTTAGAAAAACCTTTAGAAAATGGTAAGCCCGTTGTTGATAAGAAAAATCCAAAACCAGAACTCCGATCAAGACCCATTATGGGTTTAGTATTTGTTGCTGGCTTTGAATTTCAAGATGGAGAATGGGTAAATGGTATTGTTTATGACGCTCAAACAGGTAATACTTACAAGGCTAAAATAATGTTAAAAGATAAGAATACGCTCGAATTAAGAGGTTATATTGGTTCGCCTATTTTTGGAAGATCGACCATATGGACAAGACGTAATGATAAATAG
- a CDS encoding DUF1571 domain-containing protein, translating into MLLVFHLSFSQTVDEILDKTFKNIESANTLRLVIISRERFFNNYKTDKGIYKISRNPILYYYKQLIPNSGAEVLVNSEIYPMAWVNANEWMIPTLKLSPFGAQLRDTRHHNLYHAGFDYFKKILCVLKDKYSINWDKIVSLDMNAKLQEYDCYKLEIINPYYKIINFKIQQPTTPQELALKLNICDFSILELNPSIENIFKKLTPGQVIKIPNDYAQKIIIYIDKKLMLPRKIQVYDTKGLWEEYFFESIEVNSKFCKEEFSKNYKEYGF; encoded by the coding sequence ATGCTGTTAGTATTTCATTTGTCGTTTTCTCAAACGGTAGATGAAATATTAGATAAAACATTTAAAAATATCGAATCTGCTAATACGCTGCGTTTGGTAATAATATCGCGCGAACGTTTTTTTAACAACTATAAAACAGATAAAGGGATTTACAAAATTTCGAGAAACCCCATTTTATATTATTATAAACAACTAATACCTAACTCTGGTGCTGAAGTTTTAGTGAATTCTGAAATATATCCGATGGCTTGGGTTAATGCAAATGAATGGATGATTCCAACTTTAAAGTTAAGTCCCTTTGGTGCACAACTTAGAGATACACGTCACCATAATCTTTATCATGCTGGTTTCGATTATTTTAAAAAAATATTATGTGTTTTAAAGGATAAATATTCTATAAATTGGGATAAGATAGTTTCGCTTGATATGAATGCAAAATTACAGGAATATGATTGTTACAAGCTCGAAATAATCAATCCTTATTACAAAATAATTAATTTTAAAATTCAACAGCCAACAACACCACAAGAATTAGCCCTTAAGTTAAATATTTGCGATTTTAGTATCTTAGAACTAAATCCGTCAATTGAAAACATTTTTAAAAAACTAACACCAGGGCAAGTGATTAAAATACCCAATGATTATGCTCAAAAAATTATAATTTATATTGACAAAAAATTAATGTTGCCACGTAAGATTCAGGTTTATGATACAAAAGGTCTTTGGGAAGAATATTTTTTTGAGTCAATTGAGGTAAATTCAAAATTTTGTAAAGAAGAATTTTCTAAAAACTATAAAGAATATGGATTTTAA
- a CDS encoding glycogen debranching enzyme N-terminal domain-containing protein — protein MGYIKFDKTQLINFEYSLKREVLRSNRAGSYAYTTLIGCNTRKYHGLLACPIEHLDGGTHLLLSSLDETIIQHNSSFNLGIHRYQGGVYEPKGHKYIRDFDLEPNMNLIYRVGGVVLKKELILVTTEERILIRYTLLDAHSPTKIRFKPFLAFRNIHNLSKANLDVNSKYNEVDNGIKIKLYNGYPSLYLQFSKKVDYVHVPDWYYNIEYIEERDRGYDYHEDLFVPGYFEMPIRKGEVIVFSAGTSPAVTRSLNRQFDKEIKCRINRANFENCLINAAQQFIVYKEKRTEIIAGFPWFGSWGRDTFIALPGLTLSQGQTDVFRDVLNTMISEMKGPFFPNAGTGDNACYNSVDAPLWFFWALQQYCEFAHCYKRAWKEYGKVIKKILTAFREGTEFNIKMHENGLLWQGKPGMALTWMDAIVEGKPVTPRIGFAVEINALWYNAIMYSLTLAKIAQDRKFILEWIDIPDKIKQSFHEMFYDNTRGYLADVVTYEYKDWSVRPNQVFATSLPYSPIDDPQIKRNILETVQRELLTPKGLRTLSPNHPDYKGFYGGNQAERDRAYHQGTVWPWLLGAFAEGMFRIHGKSALSLIERLYQGFEEEMVVHGIGTISEIYDGDPPHNPNGAVSQAWSVAELLRIKMMIDQFKDE, from the coding sequence ATGGGATATATTAAATTTGACAAAACTCAACTCATAAATTTTGAATATTCACTCAAGCGTGAAGTTCTTAGGTCTAATAGAGCAGGTTCATACGCTTATACAACATTAATAGGTTGCAACACGCGTAAATATCACGGTTTATTAGCATGTCCCATAGAACACTTAGATGGTGGAACACACTTATTACTTTCTTCGCTTGATGAAACCATTATACAACACAACAGCTCTTTTAACTTAGGTATTCATCGCTACCAAGGTGGAGTATATGAGCCAAAAGGACATAAATATATTCGCGATTTTGACTTAGAGCCCAACATGAATCTTATTTACAGAGTAGGTGGCGTTGTCCTAAAAAAAGAACTCATATTAGTAACCACCGAAGAACGAATACTCATTCGTTATACTTTGCTCGATGCTCACTCGCCCACCAAAATACGTTTTAAACCTTTTTTAGCGTTTAGAAACATTCACAATTTAAGCAAAGCAAATTTAGATGTTAACAGTAAATATAATGAAGTTGACAATGGTATTAAAATAAAACTATACAACGGTTACCCATCGCTCTATTTACAATTTTCCAAAAAAGTTGATTATGTTCATGTCCCCGATTGGTATTACAATATCGAATATATCGAAGAAAGGGACCGCGGTTACGACTATCACGAAGACTTATTTGTTCCAGGCTATTTCGAAATGCCCATTCGAAAAGGTGAAGTTATTGTTTTTTCAGCAGGCACTTCACCTGCGGTAACTCGTTCCTTAAACCGTCAATTCGATAAAGAAATAAAATGCAGAATTAATCGAGCTAATTTCGAAAATTGTTTAATCAATGCTGCCCAGCAATTTATTGTATATAAAGAAAAACGCACCGAAATTATTGCAGGTTTTCCTTGGTTTGGTTCGTGGGGACGCGATACCTTTATAGCACTTCCGGGTCTCACTTTATCGCAAGGACAAACAGATGTGTTTCGAGATGTTTTGAACACCATGATTAGCGAAATGAAAGGTCCTTTCTTCCCCAATGCAGGAACTGGCGACAATGCATGTTACAACAGTGTTGATGCCCCACTCTGGTTTTTTTGGGCCTTACAACAATATTGCGAATTTGCACATTGCTATAAACGTGCCTGGAAAGAATATGGTAAAGTTATAAAAAAAATACTAACTGCCTTTCGCGAAGGCACGGAGTTTAATATCAAAATGCACGAAAATGGTTTACTTTGGCAAGGCAAACCAGGTATGGCACTTACATGGATGGATGCCATTGTTGAAGGCAAACCTGTAACTCCAAGAATCGGTTTTGCTGTTGAGATTAATGCACTTTGGTATAACGCCATTATGTATAGCTTAACACTTGCCAAAATAGCTCAAGACAGAAAATTCATATTAGAATGGATTGACATTCCTGATAAAATCAAGCAATCATTCCACGAAATGTTTTACGATAATACACGTGGCTATTTAGCCGATGTAGTTACCTATGAATACAAAGATTGGAGTGTTCGTCCCAATCAGGTGTTTGCCACATCGCTTCCTTACAGTCCTATCGACGATCCGCAGATAAAACGCAATATTCTTGAAACCGTTCAACGTGAACTATTAACACCTAAAGGATTGCGAACATTATCGCCTAATCATCCCGACTATAAAGGTTTTTATGGCGGAAACCAAGCAGAGCGAGATAGAGCTTACCATCAAGGTACGGTCTGGCCTTGGTTATTAGGAGCATTTGCTGAAGGAATGTTTAGAATACATGGAAAGTCTGCATTATCGCTTATTGAACGCTTATATCAAGGATTTGAAGAAGAAATGGTTGTACATGGTATTGGCACTATAAGTGAAATATACGACGGCGACCCACCACACAATCCTAATGGAGCTGTTTCGCAAGCATGGAGCGTTGCCGAACTACTTCGTATTAAAATGATGATTGACCAATTTAAAGATGAATAA